The genomic DNA actgtctcagctagagacagacagggacaggagcTCAGCAGAGACACTGTGGTTTAGAGGTCTTCTATACTGTACATCTAGAAAGGAACATCAGGGAGAAGAGTTCTGGAGGATTGGATTGGCCTTAGTGTGTCTGGGTCTGGACAGAAGACGGCCATTTTGGATTGGATTGGCCTTAGTGTGTCTGGGTCTGGACAGAAGACGGCCATTTTGGATTGGATTGGCCTTAGTGTGTCTGGGTCTGGACAGAAGACGGACATTTTGGATTGGATTGGCCTTAGTGTGTCTGGGTCTGGACAGAAGACGGCCATTTTGGATTGGATTGGCCTTAGTGTGTCTGGGTCTGGACAGAAGACGGCCATTTTGGATTGGATTGGCCTTAGTGTGTCTGGGTCTGGACAGAAGACGGACATTTTGGATTGGATTGGCCTTAGTGTGTCTGGGTCTGGACAGAAGACGGACATTTTGGATTGGATTGGCCTTAGTGTGTCTGGGTCTGGACAGAAGACGGACATTTTGGATTGGATTGGCCTTAGTGTGTCTGGGTCTGGACAGAAGACGGACATTTTGGATTGGATTGGCCTTAGTGTGTCTGGGTCTGGACAGAAGACGGCCATTTTGGATTGGATTGGCCTTAGTGTGTCTGGGTCT from Salmo trutta unplaced genomic scaffold, fSalTru1.1, whole genome shotgun sequence includes the following:
- the LOC115189829 gene encoding uncharacterized protein LOC115189829 isoform X1 gives rise to the protein MKTLQGPGCLCCSSGTVVDITGSWFSLLFLWDSMKTLQGPGCLCCSSGTVEGITGCMYLDQNGRLLSRPRHTKANPIQNGRLLSRPRHTKANPIQNGRLLSRPRHTKANPIQNGRLLSRPRHTKANPIQNGRLLSRPRHTKANPIQNGRLLSRPRHTKANPIQNVRLLSRPRHTKANPIQNVRLLSRPRHTKANPIQNVRLLSRPRHTKANPIQNVRLLSRPRHTKANPIQNGRLLSRPRHTKANPIQNGRLLSRPRHTKANPIQNVRLLSRPRHTKANPIQNGRLLSRPRHTKANPIQNGRLLSRPRHTKANPILQNSSP
- the LOC115189829 gene encoding uncharacterized protein LOC115189829 isoform X2, whose amino-acid sequence is MKTLQGPGCLCCSSGTVVDITGSWFSLLFLWDSMKTLQGPGCLCCSSGTVEGITGCMYLDQNGRLLSRPRHTKANPIQNGRLLSRPRHTKANPIQNGRLLSRPRHTKANPIQNGRLLSRPRHTKANPIQNGRLLSRPRHTKANPIQNGRLLSRPRHTKANPIQNVRLLSRPRHTKANPIQNVRLLSRPRHTKANPIQNVRLLSRPRHTKANPIQNVRLLSRPRHTKANPIQNGRLLSRPRHTKANPIQNGRLLSRPRHTKANPIQNVRLLSRPRHTKANPIQNGRLLSRPRHTKANPILQNSSP